The following proteins are co-located in the Streptomyces sp. DT2A-34 genome:
- a CDS encoding helical backbone metal receptor, translating to MRVVCLVPSLTEAVAVSAPGALVGATDWCTHPADLDVTRVGGTKNPKLDRIVALAPDLVIANEEENREPDLAALRAAGIEVLVTEVRDVPGAFRELARVLDACGVTARPRWLDEAERTWSSLPLPERRTTAVVPIWRRPWMVLGRDTFAGDVLTRLGVDHLYATHEDRYPRIPLDDLRAAAPDVVVLPDEPYRFTAEDGPEAFPGLPCALVSGRHLTWYGPSLAEAPRVLAEALRAAHR from the coding sequence ATGCGCGTCGTCTGTCTGGTGCCGTCCCTGACGGAGGCGGTGGCCGTCTCGGCCCCCGGCGCTCTTGTCGGCGCCACGGACTGGTGCACCCATCCGGCCGACCTGGACGTCACCCGTGTCGGCGGCACCAAGAACCCCAAGCTCGACCGGATCGTCGCCCTCGCCCCCGACCTGGTGATCGCCAACGAGGAGGAGAACCGCGAGCCCGACCTCGCCGCCCTCCGCGCGGCCGGCATCGAGGTCCTGGTGACCGAGGTGCGGGACGTCCCGGGGGCCTTCCGGGAACTGGCGCGCGTGCTGGACGCCTGCGGGGTGACGGCCCGCCCGCGCTGGCTGGACGAGGCGGAGCGGACCTGGTCGTCGCTTCCGCTCCCCGAACGCCGTACGACGGCCGTGGTCCCGATCTGGCGGCGCCCCTGGATGGTGCTGGGCCGCGACACCTTCGCGGGCGACGTACTGACCCGCCTCGGCGTGGACCACCTCTACGCGACGCACGAGGACCGCTACCCCCGCATCCCGCTGGACGACCTGCGAGCGGCGGCCCCCGACGTCGTCGTCCTCCCCGACGAGCCGTACCGCTTCACGGCCGAAGACGGCCCGGAGGCCTTCCCCGGCCTGCCCTGTGCGCTCGTCAGCGGACGGCACCTGACGTGGTACGGCCCGTCACTGGCCGAGGCACCGCGGGTGCTGGCCGAGGCCCTGCGAGCAGCGCACCGCTGA
- a CDS encoding TDT family transporter, translating to MVTAVRHLGPNWYASVMGTAAVATAGAGLPLHLPGLRTACTAVWAFSLALLVTLLGARALHWTHHRDQARAHLLDPATAPFYGCLAMALSAVGGGAVTVGRDWIGVGAAVALDAVLFTAGTVLGLAAAIAVPYLMAVRHRIEPSQATPVWLLPLVAPMVSAALGPLLVPHLPPGQAQETLLLACFAMFGLSLLATLLMLPLVFARLVAGGPLPLALTPTLFLVLGPLGQSTTAVGMFADIAPGVVASPYSQGFGVLAVLYGVPVLGFALLWFGLATAHVLRARRHGMRFAMTWWAFTFPVGTCVTGAAALARHTGLVVYGWISVGLYVVLVGAWAVAAVCTARGLLSGALLAGPRPAPAVPRPVTGRTTSGAVR from the coding sequence ATGGTCACCGCCGTCCGTCATCTCGGACCCAACTGGTACGCGTCCGTCATGGGCACCGCCGCCGTCGCCACCGCCGGAGCCGGACTGCCGCTGCACCTCCCCGGCCTGCGTACCGCCTGCACGGCCGTCTGGGCCTTCTCCCTGGCCCTGCTCGTCACCCTGCTCGGCGCCCGTGCCCTGCACTGGACCCACCACCGCGACCAGGCCCGCGCCCACCTCCTCGACCCGGCCACGGCGCCCTTCTACGGCTGCCTGGCCATGGCCCTGTCGGCCGTCGGCGGCGGTGCCGTCACCGTGGGCCGGGACTGGATCGGGGTGGGAGCGGCGGTCGCCCTCGACGCCGTCCTCTTCACCGCCGGTACGGTCCTCGGGCTGGCGGCGGCGATCGCCGTCCCGTACCTCATGGCCGTACGCCATCGCATCGAGCCGTCGCAAGCCACGCCCGTGTGGCTGTTGCCGCTCGTCGCGCCCATGGTGTCCGCCGCGCTCGGGCCGCTCCTGGTGCCGCATCTGCCGCCCGGCCAGGCCCAGGAGACCCTGCTGCTCGCCTGCTTCGCGATGTTCGGGCTGAGTCTCCTCGCCACCCTGCTGATGCTGCCGCTGGTCTTCGCCCGGCTGGTCGCCGGCGGGCCCCTGCCCCTCGCCCTCACCCCGACCCTGTTCCTGGTGCTGGGCCCGCTCGGGCAGTCCACCACCGCCGTCGGCATGTTCGCCGACATCGCCCCCGGCGTGGTCGCGAGCCCCTACAGCCAGGGCTTCGGTGTTCTCGCCGTGCTCTACGGCGTGCCCGTCCTGGGCTTCGCGCTCCTGTGGTTCGGGCTCGCCACCGCCCATGTGCTGCGGGCACGGCGGCACGGCATGAGGTTCGCGATGACGTGGTGGGCGTTCACCTTCCCCGTCGGCACCTGTGTCACCGGCGCCGCGGCACTGGCCCGGCACACCGGGCTCGTGGTGTACGGATGGATCTCCGTCGGGCTGTATGTCGTGCTCGTCGGCGCCTGGGCCGTCGCCGCCGTATGCACCGCCCGCGGGCTGCTCAGCGGTGCGCTGCTCGCAGGGCCTCGGCCAGCACCCGCGGTGCCTCGGCCAGTGACGGGCCGTACCACGTCAGGTGCCGTCCGCTGA
- a CDS encoding LysR family transcriptional regulator, with translation MTQAAEGQFRAGTLAHRVPDLGALELLLAVARLGSLGGAARELGITQPAASSRIRSMERQLGVALVDRSPRGSRLTDAGALVTDWARRVVEAAEAFDAGAQALRDRRDSRLRVAASMTIAEYLLPGWLLALRAQRPDTAVSLLAGNSAAVAERLLADEADLGFVEGLTAPTGLDSVVIAHDNLIVVTAPGHAWSRRRRPLEASELAVTPLILREKGSGTRQVLDAALGGLARPLIELSSTTAVKAAAVSGAGPAVLSELAVGEELAMRRLVSVPVADVSLARDLRAVWPTGHRPVGPARDLLSLTRG, from the coding sequence ATGACTCAAGCGGCGGAGGGGCAGTTTCGCGCGGGAACCCTGGCACATCGTGTCCCGGATCTCGGCGCGCTGGAGCTGTTGCTGGCGGTGGCGCGGCTCGGCAGTCTCGGCGGGGCGGCGCGAGAACTCGGCATCACCCAGCCGGCGGCGAGCAGCCGGATCCGGTCGATGGAACGGCAGCTGGGCGTGGCCCTGGTGGACCGGTCACCGAGGGGGTCGCGGCTCACGGACGCCGGGGCGCTGGTGACGGACTGGGCGCGGCGCGTCGTGGAGGCCGCCGAGGCCTTCGACGCGGGTGCGCAGGCGCTGCGGGACCGGCGTGACTCGCGGCTGCGGGTGGCGGCGAGCATGACGATCGCGGAGTACCTGCTGCCGGGCTGGCTCCTCGCGCTGCGCGCCCAGCGCCCGGACACGGCGGTGTCGCTGCTCGCCGGGAACTCGGCGGCCGTCGCGGAGCGGCTGCTGGCGGACGAGGCGGACCTGGGGTTCGTGGAGGGGCTGACCGCCCCGACCGGGCTGGACTCCGTGGTCATCGCCCACGACAACCTGATCGTGGTGACCGCGCCGGGGCACGCCTGGTCCCGCCGCCGACGCCCCCTGGAGGCTTCGGAGCTCGCGGTGACTCCGCTGATCCTGCGGGAGAAGGGTTCGGGTACGCGGCAGGTCCTGGACGCGGCGCTGGGCGGGCTGGCCCGGCCCCTGATCGAGCTGTCCTCGACCACCGCGGTCAAGGCGGCGGCGGTGAGTGGGGCGGGGCCTGCGGTGCTGAGCGAGCTCGCGGTGGGGGAGGAGCTGGCGATGCGGCGGCTGGTGAGTGTGCCGGTGGCGGATGTGTCCCTGGCGCGGGACCTGCGGGCGGTGTGGCCGACGGGGCACCGTCCGGTGGGGCCGGCCCGGGACCTGCTGTCGCTGACGCGGGGGTAG